A genomic segment from Pediococcus acidilactici encodes:
- the metK gene encoding methionine adenosyltransferase: MSERHLFTSESVSEGHPDKIADQISDAILDELLKNDPDARVACETTVTTGLVVVVGEISTTAYIDIQKVVRKTIKDIGYVGGEYGFDGENCAVIVAIDEQSPDIAQGVDDSLETREGHEDRLNRIGAGDQGLMFGYATDETKELMPLPIMLSHHLMQRIAKLRKEQVISYLRPDAKAEVTVEYDDNDQPVRVDTVVLSTQHDPDVTLEQIRKDVIEKVIKEVIPAELLDEKTNFYINPTGRFVIGGPQGDAGLTGRKIIVDTYGGAAHHGGGAFSGKDATKVDRSASYAARYIAKNIVAAGLAKKAEVQIAYAIGVAEPVSVMVDTFGTGKVSEEALTKAVRQIFDLRPAGIIEMLDLKRPIYKQTAAYGHFGRTDVDLPWEKTDKVAELKEFFQK; this comes from the coding sequence ATGTCAGAAAGACATTTATTTACTTCAGAATCCGTTTCTGAAGGACATCCAGATAAAATTGCGGATCAAATTAGTGATGCAATTTTAGACGAACTATTGAAAAATGATCCAGATGCTCGGGTTGCCTGTGAAACGACCGTAACCACGGGTTTGGTAGTGGTGGTTGGTGAAATCTCCACGACTGCTTACATTGATATTCAAAAGGTCGTACGGAAAACAATTAAGGACATTGGCTACGTTGGTGGCGAATACGGCTTTGACGGGGAAAACTGTGCGGTAATCGTTGCCATTGATGAACAATCACCAGATATTGCCCAAGGGGTGGACGATTCGCTTGAAACTCGCGAAGGTCACGAAGACCGGCTTAACCGGATTGGTGCCGGTGACCAAGGACTCATGTTTGGTTACGCTACTGACGAAACTAAGGAATTAATGCCGTTGCCAATCATGCTTAGCCATCATTTGATGCAACGGATTGCTAAGTTACGTAAAGAACAGGTTATTAGTTACCTTCGTCCCGATGCCAAGGCCGAAGTTACCGTTGAATACGACGATAATGACCAACCGGTACGGGTTGATACAGTGGTCTTAAGTACCCAACACGACCCTGACGTAACTTTAGAACAAATTCGTAAAGACGTTATCGAAAAGGTTATTAAGGAAGTTATTCCAGCTGAATTGCTCGATGAAAAAACCAACTTCTACATTAACCCTACCGGCCGCTTCGTAATTGGTGGTCCCCAAGGAGATGCGGGATTAACCGGACGTAAAATCATCGTTGATACGTATGGTGGGGCAGCTCACCACGGCGGGGGCGCTTTCTCTGGAAAGGACGCAACCAAGGTGGACCGTTCCGCAAGTTACGCAGCTCGTTACATTGCTAAAAACATTGTGGCAGCGGGCTTAGCTAAGAAGGCGGAAGTTCAAATCGCCTACGCAATCGGGGTTGCGGAACCTGTTTCAGTAATGGTGGATACGTTTGGAACTGGCAAAGTTTCTGAAGAAGCCCTTACTAAGGCAGTACGGCAAATCTTCGATCTTCGTCCAGCCGGCATTATTGAAATGCTTGACTTAAAACGGCCAATTTACAAACAAACGGCTGCTTACGGTCACTTTGGACGGACCGACGTGGATCTTCCATGGGAAAAGACTGATAAGGTTGCTGAATTAAAAGAATTTTTCCAAAAATAA